Proteins encoded together in one Tautonia rosea window:
- a CDS encoding M13 family metallopeptidase — protein MTDPVRGAMVASLLLIAVQSLRASDPADTSTPTLRSGIDLSNADSAVRPQDDLFRYVNGKWLAEAEIPADRSADGAFYALRDEAEEDLKALIEQAAETGGPPGSETQKVGDLFASFMDEDRVEQLGLEPIRDELATVDAIESKDDFLRTIAELERVGVSGLFGGYVDTDAKQSDAYIINLFQGGIGLPDESYYRDEKFAPIREAYESHIARMFSLADLPDAEEKARQIMDLETQLASHHWDRVRSRDATLTYNKKDLEALAELTPGFDWPRFFEAYGADDIDQVIIAQPSYFEAMSEVLDEVPLDQWKTWLTWNVLHAYAPYLNEAIVAENFDFFGKTLTGAEENRPRWKRGVQVVEGSLGEAVGKLFVEEHFPPRAKERMEELVANLIEAYRQGINGLDWMGEDTKAKALEKLETFNPKIGYPDTWRDYSALEIVPDDLVGNIQRATAFEVDRNLKKLGQQVDRGEWFMTPQTVNAYYNPGMNEIVFPAAILRPPFFDLEADDAVNYGAIGAVIGHEIGHGFDDQGSKYDGVGNLNDWWTDSDREEFEVRAGMLIEQYNSFEPAQLPGQTVNGALTIGENIGDLGGLTIAHRAYRISLDGKEAPVIDGLTGDQRFFMGWAQVWRTKYRDAELTRRLATDPHSPAEFRCNGVIRNMPEFYEAFGVKEGDALYLPPEERVKIW, from the coding sequence ATGACTGATCCGGTCCGCGGCGCAATGGTCGCGTCGCTGCTTCTGATCGCCGTCCAAAGCCTTCGCGCCTCCGACCCGGCCGATACCTCAACGCCGACGCTTCGATCGGGTATCGACCTCTCGAACGCCGATTCGGCTGTTCGTCCTCAGGACGATCTGTTCCGTTACGTCAATGGGAAGTGGCTGGCCGAGGCCGAGATTCCCGCCGATCGATCGGCCGACGGGGCCTTCTACGCGCTTCGAGACGAGGCCGAAGAAGACCTCAAGGCCCTGATCGAGCAAGCGGCCGAGACCGGTGGTCCGCCAGGCTCCGAGACCCAGAAGGTCGGCGACCTGTTCGCCAGCTTCATGGATGAGGATCGCGTCGAACAGCTTGGTCTGGAGCCGATCCGAGACGAGCTGGCGACGGTTGATGCCATCGAATCCAAGGATGATTTTCTCCGAACGATCGCGGAACTGGAACGAGTCGGCGTGAGTGGCCTCTTCGGCGGCTATGTCGACACTGATGCGAAGCAGTCCGATGCTTACATCATCAACTTGTTCCAGGGCGGGATCGGTCTGCCGGACGAGTCGTATTACCGCGACGAGAAGTTCGCACCGATCCGAGAGGCTTACGAGTCTCATATTGCCCGGATGTTCTCTCTGGCAGACCTTCCCGACGCCGAGGAAAAAGCCCGCCAGATCATGGACCTGGAAACCCAGCTTGCCTCGCACCACTGGGACCGCGTCCGGAGTCGAGACGCCACCCTTACCTACAACAAGAAGGACCTTGAGGCCCTCGCCGAACTCACTCCGGGCTTCGACTGGCCCCGATTTTTCGAAGCCTACGGTGCGGACGACATCGACCAGGTGATCATCGCCCAACCGAGCTACTTCGAGGCCATGTCTGAGGTTCTGGACGAGGTCCCCCTCGACCAGTGGAAGACCTGGCTGACCTGGAACGTCCTCCACGCCTATGCCCCGTATCTAAACGAGGCAATCGTCGCTGAGAACTTCGACTTCTTCGGCAAAACCCTGACCGGGGCCGAGGAGAACCGCCCCCGGTGGAAGCGGGGGGTGCAGGTCGTCGAGGGGTCGCTCGGCGAGGCCGTGGGTAAGCTGTTCGTCGAGGAGCACTTCCCGCCCCGGGCCAAGGAGCGCATGGAGGAGCTGGTCGCCAACCTCATCGAAGCCTATCGCCAGGGGATCAACGGGCTCGACTGGATGGGCGAGGACACCAAGGCGAAGGCCCTCGAGAAGCTCGAGACCTTCAACCCCAAGATCGGCTATCCCGACACCTGGCGAGACTACTCGGCGCTGGAGATTGTGCCCGATGACCTCGTTGGCAACATCCAGCGTGCGACCGCCTTCGAGGTCGATCGGAACCTGAAGAAACTCGGCCAGCAGGTCGACCGCGGCGAGTGGTTCATGACCCCGCAGACGGTCAATGCCTACTACAACCCGGGCATGAATGAGATCGTCTTCCCGGCCGCCATCCTCCGGCCCCCGTTCTTCGACCTGGAGGCCGACGACGCCGTCAATTACGGGGCCATCGGCGCGGTGATCGGTCACGAGATCGGTCACGGATTTGACGACCAGGGTTCCAAATATGATGGCGTCGGCAATCTGAACGACTGGTGGACCGACTCGGACCGTGAGGAGTTTGAGGTCCGCGCCGGGATGCTCATCGAGCAGTACAACTCGTTCGAGCCCGCCCAGCTTCCCGGCCAGACGGTCAACGGAGCGTTGACGATCGGTGAAAACATCGGCGACCTGGGAGGCCTGACCATCGCCCACCGGGCCTACCGGATCTCGCTGGATGGGAAGGAAGCACCGGTAATCGACGGCCTGACCGGCGATCAACGGTTCTTCATGGGATGGGCTCAGGTCTGGCGGACTAAGTACCGAGACGCCGAACTGACCCGCCGACTCGCCACCGATCCCCACTCCCCCGCCGAGTTCCGCTGCAACGGGGTCATTCGCAACATGCCCGAGTTCTACGAGGCGTTCGGCGTGAAGGAAGGAGATGCCCTCTACCTGCCTCCAGAGGAACGAGTGAAGATCTGGTAA